A window of Primulina tabacum isolate GXHZ01 chromosome 4, ASM2559414v2, whole genome shotgun sequence contains these coding sequences:
- the LOC142543394 gene encoding putative E3 ubiquitin-protein ligase RF298 yields MASMVAKACSSTSSQMPDMAVREKGSRNKRKFRADPPITEPNKIIPLPLNECSNFEFSAEKFEIIPNLGHKDECDLCCVDQDNSDALKLDLGLSCSMGTLEVGPSQPPEEIQASSNEFHDADWSDLTESQLEELVLSNLDAIFRSAIRQIMASGYSSEVSNKAILRSGLWYGCKDIVSNIVDNTLAFLRSDQDIDPSREHYFVDLQQMEKYILAELVCLLREVRPFFSIGNAMWCLLVCDMNVSHACAMDSDPLCSFLADANSKGNSSISSRPQSGTESKSYEPNITVPCTPNVSASYAHKSLSDTSILTSIQDGHSLQSDASGVTNHANLIPKTPFVLNGPIPDNECQNFASNTNIRPFSAAGLPHTTVSEEKFVASRKVSGITKRENVLRQKSAHLEKHYRTHGSKVISRNSKLSNFSGLVLDKKLKDAAGSTGINSKNGSFKVNHAIEFDAPQDNVNQNLSASQDCTSVPMFGSETNNGSFSLTKASISSSFSVVPSSTFSSLPIADTELSLSIPAKNAVNPIPINHNIEPANSTIVDASSNKPLGRRATLDHKDEMIMKLVPRVRELQIQLEEWTEWANQKVMQAARRLSKDKADLKVLRQEKEEVERLKKEKQTLEENTTKKLSDMENAFRKAGGQVERANAAVRRLEVENAALWREMEAAKLRAAESAASCEEVLNREKKTLLKFQSWEKQKMIFQEELSAEKPILKQLQQELQQAKEIKDQVEAKRDLEEKAKDEALTLANSFRKEREQIETTAKSKEDAIKLRAENNLQKYKYDIEKLEKEIAQLRLKTDSSKIAALRRGIDGSYVSKLTDLRKTQALQDATTPYISNTVTSTNFHGSNGTGGVKRERECVMCLSEEMSVVFLPCAHQVVCTMCNELHEKQGMKDCPSCRSPIQRRVCVHYRS; encoded by the exons ATGGCATCAATGGTTGCAAAGGCTTGTAGCAGTACTTCCAGTCAAATGCCAGATATGGCTGTCCGAGAAAAAGGGAGTAGGAATAAAAGAAAATTCCGAGCTGATCCTCCGATTACTGAACCAAATAAGATCATCCCTTTGCCTCTGAATGAATGCAGCAATTTCGAATTCTCAGCTGAAAAGTTTGAGATAATCCCAAATCTTGGGCACAAGGATGAGTGTGATTTATGCTGCGTCGATCAAGATAATTCTGATGCATTAAAACTGGACCTTGGATTGTCTTGCAGTATGGGAACATTGGAGGTGGGGCCGAGCCAGCCTCCAGAGGAAATTCAGGCATCATCTAACGAGTTTCATGATGCTGATTGGAGTGATCTTACAGAATCCCAGCTGGAAGAACTTGTTTTGAGCAATTTGGATGCAATTTTCAGGAGTGCAATTAGGCAAATAATGGCAAGTGGTTACAGTTCAGAAGTTTCTAATAAGGCTATCTTAAGGTCCGGACTTTGGTATGGGTGTAAAGACATAGTGTCAAATATCGTGGACAATACGCTGGCATTTCTTAGAAGTGATCAAGACATTGATCCATCAAGGGAACACTATTTTGTGGATTTGCAGCAGATGGAAAAGTATATATTGGCGGAATTGGTTTGCCTTTTAAGGGAGGTTAGACCTTTTTTTAGCATTGGGAATGCAATGTGGTGCTTGTTGGTATGTGACATGAATGTATCTCATGCTTGCGCGATGGATAGTGATCCTTTGTGTAGTTTCCTTGCTGATGCAAATTCAAAAGGCAATTCCTCCATTTCTTCTCGACCCCAATCCGGAACAGAGTCCAAAAGTTATGAGCCTAATATCACAGTTCCTTGTACTCCAAATGTATCTGCTTCTTATGCTCATAAATCTCTTTCTGATACATCCATTTTAACTTCAATTCAGGATGGTCATAGCTTGCAATCTGATGCATCTGGTGTCACAAATCATGCTAACTTAATCCCAAAAACACCTTTTGTTCTCAATGGACCAATACCTGACAATGAGTGTCAAAACTTTGCTTCTAATACTAATATCAGACCCTTTAGCGCTGCAGGATTACCTCACACTACAGTTTCAGAGGAGAAGTTTGTGGCGAGTAGAAAAGTTTCTGGAATAACCAAAAGGGAGAATGTATTGCGTCAGAAATCGGCTCACTTGGAGAAACACTACCGTACTCATGGTTCTAAAGTCATATCTAGAAATTCGAAACTGAGTAATTTCAGTGGTCTAGTCCTTGATAAAAAGCTTAAGGATGCAGCAGGTTCTACCGGTATCAATTCTAAGAATGGCTCCTTCAAAGTTAACCATGCAATCGAGTTTGATGCGCCTCAAGACAATGTGAATCAGAATCTTTCAGCAAGCCAAGATTGCACTTCAGTTCCCATGTTTGGTTCCGAAACTAATAATGGGAGCTTTTCATTGACTAAAGCAAGTATCTCATCCTCATTTTCTGTCGTGCCGAGCAGTACCTTTTCTTCATTACCTATTGCTGATACTGAGCTCTCTCTCTCAATCCCTGCCAAAAATGCTGTGAATCCAATACCCATCAACCATAACATCGAGCCTGCCAACTCCACCATTGTCGATGCTTCAAGTAATAAGCCTCTGGGTCGTAGGGCCACGCTGGATCATAAGGATGAGATGATTATGAAGCTGGTTCCTAGAGTGCGGGAATTGCAAATTCAGCTTGAAGAATGGACAGAGTGGGCAAATCAGAAGGTCATGCAAGCTGCTCGTAGACTGAGCAAGGACAAGGCTGATCTCAAGGTACTTAGGCAAGAGAAGGAAGAAGTAGAGCGGCTCAAGAAAGAAAAGCAAACATTGGAGGAGAACACCACAAAAAAACTGTCTGATATGGAAAATGCTTTTCGCAAGGCTGGTGGGCAAGTAGAACGAGCGAATGCTGCTGTCCGCAGGCTTGAAGTTGAGAATGCTGCATTATGGCGGGAAATGGAAGCTGCGAAATTGCGTGCTGCGGAGTCAGCTGCAAGCTGTGAAGAAGTGTTGAACAGAGAGAAGAAGACGCTGTTGAAATTTCAGTCATGGGAAAAGCAGAAGATGATTTTTCAGGAGGAGCTTTCAGCTGAAAAGCCCATTTTAAAGCAGCTGCAACAGGAACTGCAACAGGCTAAAGAGATAAAAGATCAAGTTGAG GCAAAACGGGATCTAGAGGAGAAGGCCAAAGATGAAGCACTTACACTAGCCAATTCATTTAGAAAAGAAAGAGAGCAAATTGAAACCACCGCCAAATCCAAAGAGGATGCAATCAAATTGAGAGCAGAAAACAACCTACAGAAGTATAAATACGATATTGAGAAGCTTGAAAAAGAAATTGCCCAGCTGAGGTTAAAGACGGATTCATCAAAAATAGCAGCTCTAAGAAGAGGGATAGATGGAAGCTATGTCAGCAAGCTCACCGACCTCAGAAAAACTCAAGCCCTTCAAGATGCCACAACACCTTACATCTCAAATACAGTGACATCCACCAATTTTCACGGATCTAATGGGACCGGAGGAGTGAAACGTGAACGTGAATGTGTGATGTGTTTATCGGAGGAGATGTCTGTCGTTTTCTTGCCATGTGCACATCAAGTTGTATGTACAATGTGCAATGAGCTGCACGAGAAGCAGGGAATGAAAGACTGCCCGTCATGCAGGAGCCCAATTCAACGACGTGTTTGTGTACATTATCGATCTTAA
- the LOC142542042 gene encoding secreted RxLR effector protein 161-like has protein sequence MVSTRPDIAYYVSCLSWYMSNPGVYHWQAVKWLLRYLNGSVKHGLKFSKSNVGVKLVGYVDSNYANDMDNRKSTTSYVFTLCGACISLKSQLQHIVALSNTESEYVPVTEALKEAIWLKVLISEIGFLEGEVVVFSDSQYDIQLCKNPVFHHRTKHIDVRFHYIRDVVAKDIVYLEKFLLSLILLIWELSVYQLKNLYLV, from the coding sequence ATGGTTAGCACAAGGCCTGATATTGCTTATTATGTGAGTTGTTTGAGTTGGTATATGTCTAATCCTGGTGTTTACCATTGGCAAGCTGTCAAATGGCTTTTGAGATATCTGAATGGTTCTGTAAAGCatggtttaaaattttcaaaatctaaTGTTGGTGTTAAGTTGGTTGGATATGTGGATTCTAACTATGCAAATGATATGGACAATAGAAAATCAACAACTTCTTATGTGTTTACATTGTGTGGTGCTTGTATTAGCTTGAAATCTCAACTACAACACATTGTTGCTCTTTCAAACACTGAATCTGAGTATGTTCCTGTCACTGAAGCTTTAAAAGAAGCTATTTGGTTGAAAGTTCTTATTTCTGAAATTGGTTTTCTTGAAGGTGAAGTTGTAGTATTTTCTGATAGCCAGTATGATATACAACTGTGTAAGAATCCTGTTTTTCATcatagaactaaacatattgatGTTAGATTCCACTACATTCGTGATGTGGTTGCAAAAGACATAGTCTATCTTGAAAAATTCCTTCTCAGTTTAATCTTGCTGATATGGGAACTAAGTGTTTATCAgctgaaaaatttatatcttgtctaa
- the LOC142543395 gene encoding uncharacterized protein LOC142543395 codes for MSFSFFKQSRPKTPQELAKAIKDSLVALDSKTVAEVKALEKALEEVEKNMTAMKTMLSGDGEIEPVADQILQLTLEICDEDVISLLFHKLPILGWETRKILVHCWSILLKQKVDSTFCCVQYMENHLELLDFLVVCYDNKEIALNCGNMLRECIKFPTLAKYILESPSFELFFKFVELPNFDVTSDAFSTFKDLLTKHASAVSEYLTTHYNEFFEQYEKLLTSANYVTRRQSLKLLSDFLLESPNSQIMKSYIAEVRHLKVMMTLLKDSSKNIQISAFHIFKVFVANPNKPRDIKVILAKNHERLLELLRNLSVGKGAEDDQFEEEKELIIKEIERVSRLAKLES; via the exons ATGTCATTCTCATTTTTCAAGCAATCGAGGCCTAAAACCCCTCAGGAGTTGGCAAAGGCGATCAAGGATAGTTTAGTGGCACTCGACTCCAAAACTGTAGCAGAGGTCAAAGCCCTGGAAAAG GCTTTGGAGGAAGTTGAGAAGAACATGACGGCAATGAAAACTATGTTGTCAGGAGATGGAGAAATCGAACCAGTTGCAGATCAAATTCTTCAACTCACACTTGAAATCTGTGATGAAGATGTTATTTCTCTTCTGTTTCACAAGTTACCAATTCTGGGATGGGAA ACCAGGAAAATTTTAGTCCACTGTTGGTCTATATTGCTTAAACAAAAGGTTGATTCCACATTTTGCTGTGTACAATACATGGAGAACCATTTAGAACTGCTCGACTTCCTCGTTGTTTG CTATGACAACAAGGAAATTGCTCTGAACTGTGGGAATATGCTGAGGGAATGTATCAAGTTCCCAACTCTTGCAAA ATACATATTGGAGTCTCCCAGCTTTGAGTTGTTCTTCAAATTTGTCGAGCTACCCAATTTTGATGTTACATCTGATGCATTTTCTACCTTCAAG GATCTGCTCACTAAACATGCATCTGCAGTTTCTGAATACCTGACTACTCACTACAACGAG TTTTTTGAGCAATATGAAAAGCTATTGACATCGGCTAACTATGTGACAAGAAGGCAGTCTTTGAAG CTTCTGTCCGATTTTCTTCTGGAATCTCCAAATTCTCAAATAATGAAGAGTTACATTGCTGAGGTTCGCCACTTAAAAGTCATGATGACATTGTTGAAG GATTCAAGCAAAAACATCCAAATATCTGCCTTTCATATTTTCAAG GTTTTTGTAGCTAACCCAAACAAACCACGCGATATTAAAGTTATCCTTGCAAAGAACCATGAAAGGTTGCTAGAGCTGCTCCGCAATCTCTCTGTTGGCAAAG GTGCCGAAGATGACCAATTTGAAGAGGAAAAGGAACTAATAATTAAGGAAATAGAGAGAGTGTCTCGGCTTGCAAAACTTGAATCATAG
- the LOC142543396 gene encoding BI1-like protein, whose amino-acid sequence MYGYAGVSSGDSGMKGGGVDLESGEMLYPGIGYGENQLRWGFVRKVYGILAAQIVLTTAVSAVTVLYLPINDLLRGSSALLLFLLFTPFVLLWPLFVYQQKHPLNFIFLGLFTASLSITVGVSCANTEGRIVLEALILTSAVVSALTGYTFWASKKGKDFSFMGPILFTSLFVLVLTGFIQMFFPFGSTSVAIYSAMGAIIFSGYIVYDTDNLIKRFTYDEYIWASVTLYLDVLNLFLTILRMLRQGDN is encoded by the exons AGCGGCGACAGCGGAATGAAGGGCGGCGGCGTCGACCTGGAATCCGGCGAGATGCTGTATCCTGGCATCGGGTATGGGGAGAATCAGCTGCGATGGGGATTCGTACGCAAAGTCTACGGTATCTTGGCCGCGCAGATCGTCCTCACCACTGCCGTATCCGCCGTCACTGTTTTATACTTGCCAATTAATGATCTTCTCCGTGGCAGTTCCGCCTTATTGCTTTTTCTCCTCTTCACCCCCTTCGTCT TGTTGTGGCCCTTGTTTGTGTATCAACAAAAGCACCCATTGAACTTCATATTCCTTGGACTTTTCACTGCTTCCTTGAGTATCACAGTTGGTGTTAGCTGTGCCAATACCGAAG GAAGAATAGTGCTTGAAGCCTTAATCTTGACATCAGCAGTAGTTTCAGCTCTGACTGGATACACTTTCTGGGCTTCAAAGAAGGGCAAGGACTTCAGCTTTATGGGACCAATCTTGTTTACTAGCCTTTTCGTCTTGGTTTTGACTGGTTTCATTCAG ATGTTCTTCCCATTTGGATCAACTTCCGTTGCCATCTACAGTGCAATGGGTGCCATAATTTTCTCAGGATATATAGTTTACGATACTGACAATTTGATCAAACGCTTCACATATGATGAATATATCTGGGCATCTGTCACCCTTTATCTGGACGTCCTCAACTTGTTCCTTACCATTCTGCGGATGCTAAGGCAGGGAGACAACTGA